The Equus przewalskii isolate Varuska chromosome 5, EquPr2, whole genome shotgun sequence genome window below encodes:
- the CD9 gene encoding CD9 antigen: MPVKGGTKCIKYLLFGFNFVFWLAGIAVLAIGLWLRFDSQTKSIFEQENNNSSFYTGVYILIGAGALIMVVGFLGCCGAVQESQCMLGLFFCFLLVIFAIEIAAAIWGYSHKDEVIKDIQEFYKDTYNKLKTKDEPQRETLKAIHYALDCCGIVGGVEQFISDICPQKDVLSSFTTKPCPEAIKEVFDNKFHIIGAVGIGIAVVMIFGMIFSMILCCAIRRSREMV; encoded by the exons CTTGCTGGAATCGCGGTCCTTGCCATTGGACTATGGCTCCGATTCGACTCTCAGACCAAGAGCATCTTCgagcaagaaaataataattccagCTTCTACACAG gaGTTTATATTCTGATTGGAGCTGGTGCCCTCATAATGGTGGTGGGTTTCCTGGGCTGCTGTGGGGCTGTGCAGGAGTCCCAGTGCATGCTGGGATTG ttcttctgcttCCTGTTGGTTATATTTGCCATCGAAATTGCTGCAGCCATCTGGGGATATTCCCACAAAGATGAG GTGATTAAGGATATCCAGGAATTTTACAAGGACACCTACAACAAGCTGAAGACCAAGGACGAGCCCCAGCGGGAGACGCTGAAAGCCATCCACTATGCG CTGGATTGCTGTGGTATCGTTGGGGGAGTGGAACAGTTTATCTCGGACATCTGCCCCCAAAAGGATGTACTCTCAAGCTTCACAACGAAG CCCTGCCCTGAGGCCATCAAGGAGGTCTTCGACAACAAATTCCACATCATCGGCGCGGTGGGCATCGGGATTGCTGTGGTGATG atctttgggatgATCTTCAGTATGATTCTGTGCTGTGCCATCCGCAGGAGCCGAGAGATGGTCTAG